The genomic stretch GTGAGAACGTAATCGCCCCTCAGCCTTAGGactttctgcctctgtctgtGGAGGTTCACCTCATGCTTTGGCCCTGCGTTAGTCATCTcgtgctgtgtaacaaattacccccaaactcaGCAGCTTCATGTAATAGACCTGTTTTAGCTCCCagtgtctgtgggtcaggaatctagACACAATTTACCTGGGTCAGGGACTCGTATGAGTCTGCAGTCAAGGTGAGGGTCAGAGACGGAGACATCTGAAGGCTCGACTAGAGGTGGACCTGAGTGCTAACTCACTTACGTGGCCATTGGCAAGGTTTGGTTCCTCCCGGGTTgttggactgagggcctcaggtcctgggtggctgttggctggagacTGCTCTCCGATCCTTGTCGTGGACCTCATCGAGACAAAAAGCCAGCAAGTGAGAGGAcaacagagagggagaacaagatAAAAGTCAGTCTAGAATGTGTATCCCCAAGAGTcagattgctgggtcacagggatGCATCTCGTCAACTCTAGTAAGAGGCTGTccaactgttttcctgagtggctgtGGCATATTACCCTTTCACCAGCTGCACGaaagttccttttttgtttgtttgacatcATTAGCAACACCTTAGCGTACTGTCAGACTGGGAGCATTGTCATAGGGCTGGATGTGTGGCTGGAACGCCACCCTGTGGAGCTGTGGCTTTGCACCCCTTACTCTGCCCACTTCGTCTCCTGCAGGGGTGGCCTGTGAACCTCATCACCGCAGATCGTGTGTCCCCACTCCATGAGGCCTGTCTCGGAGGTCATCCCTCTTGtgcaaacattttattaaagcatggagCTCAGGTAGGTGTGACTCAAATAATGTCTTAGAAACCACGACAAATGCCCATTTCCATCCCTTTTGAATAATTTCTGACATTTTTGACCAGCCTGATTTGAAGGTCGAAGAGGGGTGTTTTTCAAAAGTATTACATCTATCAAGCTGCTTTGCCTTAGCGATAGATGAAGTACTGAATTTTTAGCTAGGGAGTAATGGTTTGAGTCTGCATCATTTTCTTTAACAGTCACTACTAATAAATAGCTGTTGgatttctgcctttgttcccaTGGCTGGAAGGTAAtgaaatattatagaaaatatagaacGTTTGGCCCCATAAGACCTGAATAATGGTCCCAAACCGTGTCTACCATTTGCTAATATTGGAAACTTGGATAAGTTATTTAGGTTCTGAGCTTTTAGAGTCCATAGCTGAGAAGAGGGGGAAAATAACAATGAAGCTGTGTGCCCCGGAGAGAGGAAAGAGCTTTGTGGCATGTACAGCATCTCCGCCCCAGTGGGCGATTACCAAACACTGTGTCTACCCGTTATATTTGGCCATGTAACAAGCCACCGCAACTTAATGACCTAAGACAAGAGCCATTTATTTATCTCACAGTTCCTTGTGCTGGCCAGATAGTTCTTCAGGTCTGGCCTGGATTGGCTCACCTCAGCTAGGCTAACTTAGGCATTCCAGGTTAGCTGACAGGTTGGCTGGGGCAGACTGCTTCGTGATGACCCtgctggggtggctggggagaCAGGAAACCTctgtgtggtctctctctcatcctttccCTGGTGGCCTGGCCTGCTTCCCCTGGTAGCAGGGATGCCAAGAGCATCAAAAGAAGGCAAGCTCTCGGCTTGCCTCCCATTTGCTCTTGTCACATTGGGCAAAGCAAGTCCCGTGGGTGAGCCCAGATTCAAGGATTGGAAAAGAAGTATCCATCTTGTGATGGCAGGAATTGCAATACTGCGTCACAAAGTGATATGCATACTCTGCAGAGAATCTGTGGTCGTTTTTGCAAACTGCCACCAAATGACAAGCGTGAATACTAAGGTGGTTGCTAGGAGCACACAGAAGTGTTGCTGGCCTTTTCTGATGGGGCGAGAGAGGAAATCTGAAGAGGCCTCCTGGGGGAATGATGTCTAAGCCAAAACGCGAAGGACCTGTTGGAATCCGCCCGCTGAGTCGTGGGTTGGGGCAAGTTATGGGCTTCCCACCCACTGGGAAGAGCAAATGCAAAGACTTGGAAGCGGaagtgaacaatttttttttttttaacttcaaatcaCTCCTTATGGCCGCAGAGCAGAGTGGGTAAGAGGGGCCAGAACACAAACAGCCTTGTTGTCCCTGCCAAGAAAATGGGCTTTGTCCTGAGAGCAGTAGTAGAGAGCTGTAGGTGAGCGCATCATCGGGTTTATACTGGGGTTAGGAAAACTTACTGCACTCGTGGACACAGGGCTAGGACAGTGGAGAGGCTGAGAGACACCTAAGGTGCCAGTTGTAGGAAGCCTCTCCCTCTGAGGGTTGTTGAGCACTTGCGTGCTCCTGGGAGGGAGTGTCCCCTTAAACTTGGCACCCTGGACATCTTTTGTGCCTCACTAGTCCTCGCCTTCCTTGGAAATGGCTTGTGAGAATGATTTCATCGTCTTCATAAtatcttcacttaataatgtAGAAAATTTGCGTTTGGCTTTGCTCTTCCCTATTTGATGATAGCCCAAACACTGTGAAGTCAGATGTGAACTTGTAAGCTTTGGTCGGATTTCCAACATTAGAAAAGATGGCCCCAAAGACTCTAGTTTGATGGCCCTGTAGGACATTAACCAGTCTTGTATCTTTTAGCAGATTTATTTCAGCATTTAATTGACTGAAGATATAAATTCTCCCTTGAGCCAGCTGTACCATCTCACTAGTTCTAGAAAATCTTCGGCACATATTTACCCTCTATTTCTGTGAAAgtcctgttttaaatttttaaaaaataatacagtaacaTCTCTAAAAGGTTACTCTCACTGCTGGAAAGGATACTGGATTGGGGTGGGATGGGTCTAGAATGGAATGTTTAAAGCAGGGATACTAGTTTGTAAGCTATTTAGGATTATCCTGACTAGTTTCAAAGTTCATGTTCCTGGGGGCAGGGAAGTGATAGAATATTCAGTAACATGTTCTCAGTGCTTTACCTCATTGAGTTTTTCACAGCCTTGTGGAATTTGGCATTTTGGTCCTCATTTTATAGCTATGGAActgaaggctcagagaagttagatAGCAGCTTAAAGTAgtggagcctggatttgaacccgGGACAGCCCACTGCCTGCTTTCAGCCTGGAGCTTTTCTTTCCAGGTGAATGGTGTCACCACTGACTGGCACACCCCGTTGTTCAATGCGTGTGTCAGCGGCAGCCAGGACTGTGTGAATTTGCTTCTGCAACATGGGGCCAGCCCCCACCCGGCGAGTGATCTGGCGTCCCCCATCCATGAAGCAGCTAAGAGAGGTAAATCTGTTGAGAATTTACGTTTTCCACCCCTCCTTCAACAGACATCTTACTGTTGTGAGAGGAAGGGTGTCTTTAGGGGATCTTTTCTCAGTGTGGGGCCCTGGGACCAGAAACATCAGCCTGGCCTGGCAGGCGATTGCAGATTCTTGGCCCCCACGCCAAACCCATTGACTCAGcaactctggggtggggcccagccatcTGTGTTTTGTTTAGCAAgcatccaggtgattctgatgcacaaaAAGTTTGGGAATGACCTTTTCAGAGCATCTGGAATGTTGTTCACGGCTGTGGTTCTGGAACAgggtctggcacatggtagactATCCATCAAGATGTGTGGAATACATTGTTGAACCCATGACCccagaaaaatcaaattattaatttttttaaataatttttaaaaaagattttacttatttgtttgacagagacagcgagagagggaacacaagcagggggagggggagagggagagggagaagcaggcccgacacagggctccatcccagaaccctgggatcatgatctgacctgaaggcagacgcttaatggactgagccacccagatgcctctcaaattattttataaaacaaattctattctattctttttttttttttttagggcccTAAAGAATATTGTCTCAGGGCCacctaggttttctttttttaaaaaatattttatttatttatttgagagagagcataagcagggggaggggcagagggagaagcagactccccgctgagcagggagccccttcccccagatcaagagttgcatgctccaccgactgagccaactaCCCTTaaaatcatattcctttttttttcaagactttaaaaatttttatttatttttcagagagggagagagcacaggcagggggaggagcagacggagagggagaagcagactccctgctgagcagggagcccgacatggggctccatcccacgaccctgaggtcatgacctgacccaaaggcagacacttaactgactgaaccacccaggcaccacccccccaCCTAGGTTTTCTAAGTGAAACAAACTTGCAATTTTTGGAAATATAAGATGCTATATATAGCTCAGGGTAATTCTCCACCATGCCGGCCTTTACTGAGTTATCATTGACAAATGaacttgtatatatttaaggtgtactaACATGATGACTTGATAGACACCTACATTATGAAACGGTTACCACAATCAAATTAATGAACACATCCATCGCCTGATAGAGttaccattttttgtgtgtggggagaagacttaagatctactcttaggcAAATTGCAAGCATACACTATGGTATTGTTGCATACAGttaccatgctgtatattaggtctccagaacttcttcagCTGGGGTAATTCTTTTCATAACACCATAGTTTTCCTGATACTCTTAACTCTGGTACAAAACAATGGCAAGTTCTGCTTCTCCCCATTGTCACCATCATGACCACACGTGGCCAGAAGAGTGTTTATTTCCTCAGTGGCTGTCACAGAATGGCTCCCCATGAGCCTTTACAGCAGCCCTATTTCACTGAATCCATCCCTATGATAATTATCTCCCAAAGCATTGACTTTTCTTCGTTAAGAgatcgcctgggtggcttggttaagcgcctgccttcggctcaggtcatgatctcagggtcctgagatcgagccccacattgggctccctgctcagcggggagcctgcttctccctctcccactccccctgcttgtgttccctctctcgctgtgtctctctctctcaaataaataaataaataaaatcttaaaaaaaaaaagagagagagaaacgcaAAGGAGTACTGTTGAAAGCATGACATTCTAGACCAAGCAAGAGCGATTCGGCTTTCACCAACCTAGTTTGCCAGGCTGGGCCCCACTCGGGTTGGACTGGGCAGCTGCTTCTCAGCCTCGCCTGTGTCCACGGTGGCCTGTTTCTCCCCGGGCCGGCCGTGGGTGAGCTTCTGGGCTGCCTCCCCGGGCCCATGGCCCATACCATGCCCTTTCTTCTTCAGGCCTACGTGCAGTCCCTGTTCCTCcagccctctgcccactcccccttCCATTTCTGTATTCAGTCTGATTGAAAAGCCACAGCCACTTGGAATAGGTTGCTGGTTGCTTCCCGTGGCTCGGAAACCCCAGTGGAGTTCTGCccggagctgcagagagagaacCTCCTCCAGGCAACCCAGTAACTGGGAAATAGCTTTTGGTCCGTGGCAAGTGTAAGCacgcaggagagagggaaggtggTGTTTCCCTGGCTAAGAGAATGTCTTTCTTCTGCCCTGGGCTGCAGGCCACGTGGCATGTGTGGAGACCCTTGTGGCTCACGGGGGCGACGTGGACCATGACATTGGCCACCTGGGCACGCCGCTCTATTTGGCTTGTGAAAACCAGCAGGTGGCTTGTGCCAAGAAGCTTCTTGAGTCAGGTAATGCAAAAAGCACACGGAACAAGGAAAGATGACAAGTAACCCGAACATCTTTTAAAGCAGTTTGTATTGTAGCAGGGGGAAGAGTGTGCGCCACGGCGTCAGACGAGGTCAGGGTTCAGGGTGGCTGTGTTCCCGGGGAGGATAGATTTTACACTGTTCGCACTTTGGCTCTCTCACTTGTAATGAGAACGATGATGATGAGCGTATCTCCTCCCAGGGTGGTCCTCGGTGATTGTCTGTTCTTCCCCGCCTTCCGTCTCACCTCCTCCCTCCGGCCAGTCATTCTTAGCCCCGCAGGACTCGTACAGCTGCTGGAGCCGGGCTCGGCCTCCCCCCAGGGCCTTCTTCTGCAGTTTGCCTTGGTTTGGAGATTCAGCTTGCCCCATTTTTAGCTCATTGTCGATCTTCTGTGTTCCTCGGAAAGCCCCGTGTCACatcattctttttcatctccCTGCTGTTGTCCAGACCCTTCTTCAGCCTTGGAACTCCACTTCATCACCCTTGTAATGATCTGAGTCCTGCTTATTCTTTAAAACTCCAGtaacccttcccttcccctgaACATTCCTGTGGTTCTTGTTGCCTTCTACTCATTTGGCAGCCATTGCCATGAATTAGGAGattcattctccttctctctctctccttccctccctccttcccactgtccttttctccctccctcattccccGCACCCCCAATGCTCTAGGTAGATTTTAAGGTCTTCGTCAGGGATGGGTAGGGTTTCTCATCCTCACAAAACCAAGAACAGTACCGGAACAATCCAGTTACTATTTGTCCAGTGGGCATCGGTTTCCATTTTACGAGGGGGACAGCAGCTCAGGCAAAGCCACATGTCCCCACATGTCCTGGTGGGAGCCTGCAGCTGGCCAGACTGGGGATTTGTAGAGAGCGTAGGGATGGAATTGGCTTGGGGTGGTCCTAGAAATCCACCTTACTCCTGAAGAGGATTTTACTTGTAGGTAGCACGCCTGTGGTCAGCACTCAGAGGCAAGGTTTTAAACCTCGTATGCTATATAGCTCGTCTTGTACCTTCAGTCACATCGTCTGATGGCACTTTCCCCGTCTTATTCAATGGAATGAAGTCATCTCCCATTTTCCCGGGATTGTCAGGCCCACTGTCGAAGCACTTTTGTTAAGGGATTTTGGGGCACAGTGCTGTGAGAAGGGGGACGCTTGGACTCTGCTCCCTGGCTGCCTCTGTTATTCTTGTGACTCTTTAGGAGCCAGCGTGAACCAAGGCCGAGGTCTGGACTCCCCTCTTCATGCAGTGGCCAGAGCGTCCTGTGAAGACCTGGCACTGCTGCTCATGGACTTCGGAGCGGACACCCAGGCCAAGAACGCCGAAGGCAAACGTCCCTCGGAGTTGGTGCCTCCAGAGAGCCCCCTGATGCAGCTCTTCTTGCAGAGAGAAGGTGCTTCTCCTTTGCCCGAACCTAAGCCCTAACCCATAGCGACTCCTGTGGGCTCTCGCAGGAGGCAGGTACTTACCTCGTTCTGACTTCTGATACTGTATGAAAGACCGTTCTCTGCCGCCAGTGAATGTGGGGAGCTGAGATAATCTAGTGTCCAACAACGTATGGTCCCGGTTACGTGGTAAAGAACCATCTGTCGCTTGGGATGTTGAGACAGGCTGTTTTGGATGATCTCGTGTTCATGTATGGGGTAGGCCAGCTTTGAAAGAGTTAACATTATTCTAAACTTTCGATATTATATCTAAAACATGCTTTAGGATGATGCAACAGAATCCTCTTCGGGGTTGTACCATGCCCCCGGGATGCACTACACATGGGCCAAACTGCTGCACTTGCTTTCTGGGGGCAAGAAGGCTACTCGTTAAGTGCTACAAGGTCTTCCTTTAATGATCGACAGCAATCTGAAGACATTTACTGTTGCAAGTCAATCAACACCTAAGTCCACACTCCCCCCACAAATAGGAACCGACGCTTGCAACCCAAACAACTAAACACTGTCATTGAGAGCCGTGCGAGGGGGTAGGGTGGTGAGgttgggggtgggctgggagcagAGACCCCTCCGATGGCATTCCTAATTGTCCCTTGTAACGGAGAGCAGCCAGCTCAGGATCTGCTTTTTTACTCAAGTGTGGGTTTTGTTACGTTTTCGGGGTTGTGGGACTTTGAAGCAGGCTTCCCTACCTGAGGGGTTCTGATGGCAGGTTATTGGGTTGTATTCTGCCTGCACGCTGAGGATTAGGCTTAGCTCCGTGCAAAGTTGTAAAGCGGCCACAGAATCTTCCTCCTCCTACTCCGACTGCCCAGCATACTTGCAGCCAAAGCCCTGCCTTAGGGCCTCCAGACGAGGCCTGTCCTCCGTGAGCAGTGTCAGGCATAAGGCACAGCTCAGTAGAAACCCCTTTACGTTAAGCAGTGTGACTAATCATCACCAGGCCACTCTCCCTGCATTTCgatgattgttttttaaaattctatctgTCTATATATAGGGCCCATTTCTCCAGCAGGTACAGATGACACAATGCTTGGGGCCCATGTTTTTAGGGGCCCATAGAAATGtgttcatttcctttaaaatccgaaggaagaaagggataaaACTCAACCTGGATTATGTGTGTCTTTATACCGACAGAGTggtaaaataccatttttttttaactcggGAAAGAGATCCACAAAAGCAAAAGTGCCTCATGGCCCCCTAAAGTTACAAAgtcgtgcacacacacacacacacgtgcatgcggGTGCgtgcgtatgtgtgtatatatgtgtgtgtgtatccatatCTATATATCAGTATCTATATCTACAGTTCCTCATCCCCTGCCTCAGCAAAAAATCCCATTGGATTTTCAAATTGCCCCCACTGACTCTTCCCTTCCACTCGATTCCGCAGGCCATTCGTAGGCACCTgcattgcctttcttttcttttctttttttttttttaaagattttatttattttttgacagagagagagacagcgagagagggaacacaagcagggggagtgggagagggagaagcaggcttcccgtggagcagggagcccgacgcggggctcgatcccaggaccctgggatcatgacctgagccgaaggcagacgcttcacgactgagccacccaggtgtcccacctgCATTGCCTTTCATTCCTTTAATTCCCATTTTGGTGACAGTGTGGTCAATGATCGCACtgctttataaaatgtaatttttcctcGAGAAAATTACTGCTGCTTTTGCCTCCATGAGTCATTTTTGGGGTTTTGGTGAGGTCACCTCTCAGCAGTCTGGAAGCCCACAGGGCGTGGGGCCAGGCCAAGTGCAGAGAGCCAGACCTGCAGATCCAACACAGCAAATTCGGTCTCTGGATGTCCCAGGGAAGGAGTTCAGGAGTATTACCACCCCACTGGCCTCGAAAAGCATCTAAAGCAGTGTTTACTCACGGCAcacaatgaaaactaaaaatgactCTCAGCCCAGCATGGCAGGAGCTATAGTGGGTTTTCAGCTCTATTTCTGGGACTTAAGGCTACACTTGTTGTGCATCACCCTACTTAGGGTAAGCAGCAGGTATTCAATTAGTAGCGGTAGTTGCGCTGACCTTCCTCGGATGTCCTGCTTTTCTGCATCTTCCGATACTGCTTTATCCGTACGTCCCACAGTTGTCCGCGCCCACGTGTCTAGCGCATATGATTAGCCACGTCCTTCGACCTTCCTTAGTGAGATGGAAGTAAGTTCAGTTTCCCCACCGAGTACTTTTTGCAGTTTGTTAACATATGCCTTGAGTCCACCGGGAAGCAGTTCATTAGTAGCTGCCTTGAGTCCCCTGAACAGAGTCCGGAAGGTGCCCTAAGGCCCGATGGGGGCCTTGTGAATGTGCTCGGACGTCCGCATTGACAGGACTGCATTGCTTTCTTTGGTTGTGGAGGGGTCTCTCTgcccttatttcttctttttacttgctTGCCTACCGTTGTGCTGATACAGGTTGCCCAGCTCCTCGGCTTGTAGGGCTGCTGTCGCAAAGCCGAGCCGCTGTATCCTTTCACTCGTGTTCTCAACCCTGGCTCCACGATAAGATGACCTGGGGCACGTGCCTTTAAAAAATCCGGATGCACATGTTCCTCCCAGCATGAGCAGAAGCAAtggccctggggtggggcccaacgTCCTGTGGTTTAAAGCTCCCCCTGATGGGTGCTTCTGAAATGCAGCCTGGATTGAGGGCCCCTGCTCTATGGGATTCTAGAGGGTATATAgctttgcttttgtgtgtgtgtttaataacaAAAAGAGAGTTCCCATTACAGTttggtgcagggggtgggggtagggggaaatCGTTTCCTATCCTTTTACTTCATAGTGGGGTTTCTCAGCCTTAGCATTGGTGACATTTTGGGCCACTTGGGGACTGCTGTGCACCCTAGGATGTTtcgcagcatccctggcctcgaCCCGCTAGATGCTAGTAACACCTCTCCCCCAAGTGGTGTCAAACAAAAGTGTCTCCAGGCTTTGCCAagtctcccttccttttcccttccaccCAACcccctgttgagaaccactgtcctaaaATGTAAGCTCTTGGCTGGTTCCCGATGCAAAGTTTGTGCTCGTTTACTTTTCACCTCTGAGCTGAAGCATTGGGTTAGCTCTGAATgcagaacagaaaacaaaggcCTGGAGAAGATAACATACCCGTAGGCTTCACTGATAGCTCAGTATATTCGAATATCTTAAAATtgctaaattataaaaatgtttgtatctagaaatgccttatttttttttggaaataccttattttttaaggtaaaacaCAAGAAAGCTGTTAAACGAGAATTTCGTTTTCATTATTGGGAATTTTGTGTGGCTTCCTAATTCCAAAATTAGCTGCCTTAAGCCTCCATTAGTGAGACTaagctttgacttttttttccagtctgttcTAAATCAAAACCGAATAAGCTCATTTCAGCTAGCtaccagaaaaagagagaacgTGGCCTAAAAATGCCTCCTACTACAAAAGCCCGAAAATGGTCTTAAGCAGAACCATGTTATTTCCCTATGACAATGTTGCAGCTTGTCTGCtttcaggaaggaaaggagaagtagCCTTAGATCAATGACACCAACGTGTGGCTTGTCTTGCGATCTTTCTCCAGGGCCCCCTTCTTTGCTGCAGCTCTGCCGCCTTAGGATCCGGAAGTGCTTCAGGACCCAGCAGCATCACAAGATCAATGGACTTGTCCTCCCCGAGGAGCTGAAACGGTTTCTCCTTCACATGTAAATGTGTCAAGGGATTGGCATCACAAACAACCCACCCCGAGTTGAGGCCACTGGCATTTTGAAATAAAGTCAGGTTCATAGAGCTTCGCTGGTCTTGtcactgagatttttattttcgCTGGAAACACACTGGGAACTTCGGTATTGTTGGTTGGGAGGCATGAGGCCTTTCCGCCATTCCCTAGAAGAGGGCGGTGAAAATCCCAACTCTTGTTTGAACCGCTTCGGAAGCACGAATTCTGCCTTCCCAGCGGCCCTGCCAGGTAGGtaccatccccccctccccttctccagggGAGCCGCTGAGACTCCGGGAGGTCCGTTCCTCCAGTTCCTCACAGTGACTTGAGGGAAGCCAGGTTCCAGGATGGGTTTTATGAGGCTAACCTGGGGACTCTGGCGTGAGGTCGAATTTTCAGACATGACTCTC from Neomonachus schauinslandi chromosome X, ASM220157v2, whole genome shotgun sequence encodes the following:
- the ASB9 gene encoding ankyrin repeat and SOCS box protein 9 isoform X2; translated protein: MDGEPRGRNSKFLRPGDPPDTRLLSNPWMGDVVSDWSPMHEAAIHGRLLSLRNLISQGWPVNLITADRVSPLHEACLGGHPSCANILLKHGAQVNGVTTDWHTPLFNACVSGSQDCVNLLLQHGASPHPASDLASPIHEAAKRGKSTLVAHGGDVDHDIGHLGTPLYLACENQQVACAKKLLESGASVNQGRGLDSPLHAVARASCEDLALLLMDFGADTQAKNAEGKRPSELVPPESPLMQLFLQREGASPLPEPKP
- the ASB9 gene encoding ankyrin repeat and SOCS box protein 9 isoform X1, yielding MDGEPRGRNSKFLRPGDPPDTRLLSNPWMGDVVSDWSPMHEAAIHGRLLSLRNLISQGWPVNLITADRVSPLHEACLGGHPSCANILLKHGAQVNGVTTDWHTPLFNACVSGSQDCVNLLLQHGASPHPASDLASPIHEAAKRGHVACVETLVAHGGDVDHDIGHLGTPLYLACENQQVACAKKLLESGASVNQGRGLDSPLHAVARASCEDLALLLMDFGADTQAKNAEGKRPSELVPPESPLMQLFLQREGPPSLLQLCRLRIRKCFRTQQHHKINGLVLPEELKRFLLHM